Within the Stenotrophomonas maltophilia genome, the region GCAGCCTGGCGCCGCTTGTGGCGCGATGGCCGCTCCGCCAGCCTCGAACTGGAGCTGGCCCGCGGCAGCGGCGAACCATCGCTGCATCTGCGGCTATGGATGCAGCCGCTGCTGGACGGCGAGGGCCAGCCCAAGCGGCTGCTGGGCCAGGTGCAGAACATCACCGAACAGCACCAGACCGATGCGCTGATCCGCTGGCGTACCGAGCTGCTCAACCGCGTTTCGGCCCTGGGCCGCATCGGCGGGTGCGAGATCGAGGTGCAGACCCGGCACATGCAATGGACCGAAGAGTGCTATCGCATCCACGGACTGCGCAAGGAGCCGATCACCCTGGACCAGGCGTTGGCGCTGTACACCGAGGACTCGCGCAGTGCGTTCGAGGCGGCGCTGGGCCGGATTGCCGGTGGCGGACTGCCCGAGCAGCTGGATCTCTGCTTCTATCGTCAATCCGGCCTGCGCGTATGGGTGCAGGTGCTGATCGAGCTGGATCGGCGCGATGGCCTGCCGCCACGCTTCGTGGTGCTGTTCCGTGACATCACGCGAGAGCGCGAGGCCAACGAGCGCATCGAGCTGCTGGCCCATTACGACCTGCTGACCGGCCTGCCGAACCGGGTGCTGCTGGGCGAGCAGACGGCTGAAGCAATCGAGGAAGCGCGTGATCGCGGCACCTCGCTGGCGATGCTGTTCATCGACCTGGATGGCTTCAAGACCATCAACGACAGCTTCGGCCATGCCACCGGTGATGCGCTGCTGAAGGCGGCGGCCACCCGACTGCACCAGAACCTGCGCAACAACGATCTGTTCGGCCGCTTCAGCGGTGACGAATTCATCGTGGTGCTGCGCGACCTGGCCGAACCGGAAGACGCTGGCCACGTGGCGCGCAAGCTGATCGGCTCGCTGGCCGAGCCGCTGCGCCGCGGCGATACCACGCTGAAGGTGGGGGCCAGCGTGGGCATCGCCATGCTGGGCGATACCCAGACCGATTTCGATTCACTGCTGCGCGCCGCCGATGCCGCGATGTATGCGGCCAAGGAAGCCGGTCGCAACACCTACCAGTACTACAGCCAGGATGCACTGGCCCGCATCCAGCGCCGGCTTGAGCTGGAGCATGCACTCCATGGCGCGATCGAGCGCGAGGAGTTCAGCCTGGCCTATCAGCCGCTGCTGCACGCCCACCTTGGCGAGCCACCGGCCATCGAAGCACTGCTGCGCTGGCATCGACCCGGCATCGGCTACTGCAGCCCGGCCGAGTTCATTCCCATCGCCGAGAAGTGCGGTGAAATCGTGCGCATCGGCGACTGGGTACTGAACGAAGCCTGCCGCCAGGCCACTGCCTGGGACAGAGCCGGTCTGCACTTCGACCGCATCGCGGTGAACGTCTCGGCCGTGCAGCTGCGTGATCGCGGCTTCGCCGAGCGGGTGATCGAGATCTGCCATGCCCATGGCTGGCCGCCACAGCGCTTGGAACTTGAGCTGACCGAGTCGGCGCTGATCCGTGACACCGACATCCTGCGTCATTGCTTCGACGTGCTGGAACGGCATGGTGTGCCGCTGGCGGTGGACGATTTCGGAACAGGATTCTCCAACCTCAACTACCTCAACCGGTTCCCGGTGGGCCGCCTGAAGATCGACCGCAGCTTCGTGCAGGGCATGCTGCACGACTCGGGTACGGCCGAGGTGACCCAGGCCATCGTGCACCTGGGTCACGCGCTGGGCATGAAGGTCGTGGCCGAAGGCGTGGAAACGCACCAGGAAGAAGACATGCTGCGCCGCCAGGGCTGCGACGAGATCCAGGGCTACCTGTACTCGCGGCCGCTGAGCCCGCGGGACCTGGCGCAGTGGCTGCGCCAGCAGCATCAGTCACCGTCGCGCACGGACGCCGGCAACGAAGCGCTGCTGGTGCGTTGACGATTTGTGACCGCGTACCCGCGGTCTCCAGGCCTGTCCGGTTGCGATGAACCTGCGGCGCATATGAGCCGAGCATGGGCTCGGCGGCGCTTTCTGGTCGGAGCGATGGACATCCCTGCGCCTCAGCCGAGCATGGGCCTGTTTCACCGTAGAGCCGAGCGGACGCTCGGCTCTTTCATGTTCGGGCCGCGATAGACCCGGCAGACGCCCCGGCGCTACTTCAGGGCATCTCCATCCAACCCCAGGTCCCAGGCCATGCCCAGCAGTTCGCCGGCGGTACCGGGCGAGGGCGGGCGCGCATCGGCGAGCTGCTGCAGCTCGCGGATCTCCTCATGCGCGACCTTTTCCAGCTGCTGCAGCTGTTCTCGCACGCTGGCGTTGCGCGGGCGTTCGATGTCGGTGAGGGAGGAGGGCGGGGCGCTGATCAGGGCCATGGGGCGCGTACAGGATGCATTCGGCGGTGGATCACAGGCAAAGGCCCCGGTCGAGCCGGGGCCTTGCAGACTGCCGGAGAGGGCAGCGGACACGCGTCTCAGAACAGTTCGACGGTACCGGCGCCCATGTTCTGCTGGGCGACCGGCTTGTGCGGCGGGCGCTCCCATTCGTTGCGCAGTTCGCGCAGACGGTTGCCGGTGCGCTGCAGCGCGCTGGCGATCTCTTCGTCGAAGACGCCGCCATTGCGGTGCAGCAGTTCCTGCAGGGCCACCGCTTCGCGGTTGATCGCGGTCAGTCGGTCGAGGTGGGTATGCACGCCACCCAGCGCCTGCGTGGCGATATCTTCGAACTGCAGCGCGCGCACGGCCTCGGCGACGCTGCCGTCGATGGCACGCGCACACTCGGACACCTCTCGCATGCCTTCGCCCAGCGAAGCATTGATCTGTGCCACGTTGTCCAGCATGGCTGCTGCTTCCTGGCGTGCTTCGCGGGAGCGGTCCATGTCGCGCGAAGCCATGTGCGAGACCGTCTCGCGGACCTTGGCGATGGCGTCCTTGGAGCTGTGCGCCAGCTTTCGGATCTGTTCGTTGAAGGTGGTCGAGCGCTCGGACAGGTTGCGCACTTCGTCGGCGACCACCGCGAAGCCGCGGCCGGCCTCGCCGGCACGGGCCGCTTCGATGGCGGCATTCAGCGCCAGCAGGTTGGTCTGGTCGGCAATCGACTTGACGTCTTCCAGCAGGGCGAAGATGCCGTCCAGGTGCTGCGCCATCTGGTCGATGTGCTGCACGGTGGTAGAGCTCTGGCCGCTGACCTGTTCCAGCGCTTCCACCAGCTGCTCCATGCGATGGCTGGCATGCTGGGCGAACCGCGCAACGTCGAGGCCCGCACTGCCTTCATCGCCGGCACGGTCGACGATGCGCGACAGCGCCTGGCTCTGCTGGCGCGACTTGCGGTTCATTGCATCGAAGCTGCCGCCCAGGCTCGATACCGCCTGCCGGATCAGGTCGCGGGCGCGTTCCACTTCACCACGCGAACCGTCGATTTCGTTGCCGACGAAGCTGCGCAGCTCGGTCAGCAGCTGGTCCTGCTCACGCAGGACGCGGGCCTGTTCCGGTGAGCGGTGCGCCTGGGCGCGCGCGGTCCACCACGCAAAGCCCAGCCAGCTCAGCGTCATCGTGGTCAGGATCGCCCAGCGCAGGGCGGCCGGCCATTCGAAACCGATGGCGAAGGGGAGCAGCAGGGTCAGGGCCAGGGGGGCGGCCAGACGAATGAAAATGCGTGAGTACATGGACGTTCTCGGGAGGTGCACGGAGGATGTATCGGCCGTGTGCCCTTTCTCTTTAACGTCGATGCGCTTTCTGAATGCGTCGGATTTCCGGCGCCGGACGCTCGCCGGGCATGGGCCGGCGCTACCCCGGCAGCGCTGCGCGACGGTCAGGCGATGCGGTAGCGCCGGGCCATGCCCGGCGGATGCAGCGGTCAGGCCAGCAGGCGGTCCACGGCCTCGACCATCGCCTTGCGACCAAACAGGAAGTCCCAGTAGCTGCCGCCCACCTGCCGCCACAGCACCGCGGCGCGGACGGCGGCCAGCAGCAGGGCACGGATCTCGGAGACCACACCGGCCTGGCCCAGGTAATGCGGGTTGCCCTGCACCATCACCCGCGGCTTGAGATGGCTGATGGTGTCCGCATAGACGCCGCCGAGGCTGGCCAGCACATCCGGGTGACCGCTGTCGCCCAGTTCGGCGGCCTTGCGCTGCGCCTGCTCGATGCCCGAGGCCACCTTGTTGACGGTTGCGCCGTCCTGCACGAAGCGGCGCTCCAGCTGCAGCACCGACAATGCCAGCTTGGGCAGGATCGGATCCTGGCCCTGGTTGCGGAAGTAGTTGTGCAGCAGGCGCAGGCCCGACTTCAGCGCGTGGCGGTCGCCGAACACCTCCTGCGGAGAGGACGCGTCGACGCGGAATACGCTGTCCACCGCGGTACGTACAGCGGCGGCATCGGAATGGCCGGTATCGGCGATGCGGCGCACCTGCTGCAGGGCCTGGGCAATACCGGCCAGGGCCAGGACGCGGTCGTCGACAGTGAAACTCATGCAGCGATTACCTCAAAAGGAGAAGGGGTGGTGCGCAGGCGCTGTTCCAGCGGCGCATCGGTGGCGGCGATCACCGCACCGCCCAGGCAGATCTCGCCGTCATACAGCACCAGCGACTGGCCGGGCGTGACGGCCCGCTGCGGGCGGGCAAAGGTGACCAGCACGCTGCCATCGTCCAGCACATCGACCGTACACGGCTCGTCGGGCTGGCGGTAGCGGGTCTGGGCAGTGCATTCGAAACGCCGGGCCGGTGGTGCGCCGGCGATCCAGTGCGCGGTTTCCGAACGCAGGCGTTCGGAGAGCATCCACGGGCTGTCGCGGTCCTGATCGACATACAGCACGTTGCTGGCCACGTCCTTGCCGACCACGTACCACGGCGCGGCCGGGCGGCCACGCACGCCGCCGATGTTCAGGCCCTCGCGCTGGCCGAGCGTGAAATAGAACACGCCCGGATGCTCGGCAATCACGCTGCCGTCGGCCGGGTCGAGGATCTGTCCCGGCCGGGCCGGCAGATAGCGGCCCAGGAACTCGCGGAAGTCGCGCTCGCCGATGAAGCAGATGCCGGTGGAGTCCTTCTTGGCATGGGTCGGCAGGCTGACGTCACGGGCGATCCGGCGCAGGTCGCTCTTTTCAAGGTCGCCGATCGGGAACAGGGTGGCGGCCAGCTGCTCCTGCCCCAGCTGGTGCAGGAAATAGCTCTGGTCCTTGGAGCGGTCGGCGCCGCGCAGCAGCAGCCACTGGTGGCCGCGCTGGGTCACCCGCGCGTAATGGCCGGTGGCGATGCGCTCGGCGCCCAGTTCACGCGCCGCGTCCAGGAAGTGCTTGAACTTCACCTCGCGGTTGCACAGCACGTCCGGATTGGGGGTGCGGCCGGCGGCGTACTCGGCCAGGAAATGCTCGAACACGCCTTGCCAGTACTCGCTGGAGAAGTCGCGGAAATGGAAGGGAATGCCCAGCAGGCCGCAGACCGCCACCGCATCGCGGCGATCATCCTCGGCGCGGCAGTCGCCGCTGCCGTCGTCGGCCCAGTTCTGCATGAACAGGCCGGCCACGGCCTCGCCCTGCTGCACCAGCCGCCAAGCGGCGACCGACGAATCGACGCCACCGGAAACGCCCACCATCACGCGCGGGGTGCTCATGCGACCTCCCGGACCAGCGAAAGCGGGTGGCGCTGGCCACCCAGATAGTCCGCCACGACCTGCCATACCAGCGGGCTGCGCTGGCGCTGCCCGGCGGCCTGCAGCTCGGCCGGGGTCATCCACAGCGCGCGGTCGATGCCGGTGTCGAGCGGCTGCGCCGGATCATGCGAGACCGGGCGCGCCGCGTAGCAGAAGCGAAGGAACGTCGTACCGTCGCCCGCCGTCCATTGGTAACAGCCGATGAAGTCGGTCAGCTGAACCGTCCAGCCGGTCTCCTCGCGGGTCTCGCGCAGCGCCGCCTCGGCCAGGCTCTCGCCGGGCTCGAGGTGCCCGGCAGGCTGGTTGAGCACGGCGCGGCCATCGATGGTCTCCTCGACCAGCAGCACGCGGCCGCCGTCAACCACGATGGTGGCGACGGTGGCGTGCGGTGCCCAGCGCGGGTCCGGCGTGGCGTTCACCTCAGAGATCGTCCTTCTTGGTCAGTTCCAGTTCCATCGCGTCGGCGGTGCGGATCGCGGCATCGATGGCGTCGCTGAGCTGGTCGGCGGTGGCATCGGCGTCGATCTTCACCACGAACATCGCGGTCGCCTCCTGTTTCACCCAGCCGCCCATCTTGGCGTCCTGCGAGTCCTCCAGCAGGCGGTTGGCGACCGCGACCGGGAACTGCTTGGTCTTGGACGTGTAGCCTGGCGACCAGATCTCACGGATGTTGTGGCTGCCGAAGTCTTCCACCGCCGAGCGCACGTACACCATCTGGGTGCGGTCGCCCTCGACGTCGAACACCAGGCGGTAGTCGCCATCCTCGTCGACCTCGTAGTTGTAGCCCAGCTTGTCCAGCTGGCGACCGACGGCAGCGTCGGCATCGGCTGCGCTCGCCGGGCCGGCACAGGCCAGGGCGATCAACAGGGCAGGCAGAAGGGTCCTTTTCATGAAAAT harbors:
- a CDS encoding bifunctional diguanylate cyclase/phosphodiesterase, with amino-acid sequence MDQGIIASLLQHPLASALVIVDRTGRPLAANPAAREHGLPATVAAYAPMLEDLRLLAADGGIVACSLPGGPRGHYDGHLRAVHDGAGNLLAFTLSVPEPVPLAGGGRWELALDSAGHSLWDWDIPSDRVTRTPGLGEETASGMLARVHGEDIGHVRAALDQHLRGTSDQYSAQFRFRQPDGQWRWVLDRGRVVARTADGQPLRMVGTHTDIEQQKQLEALLHEQQVHLSEAQRIASMGSWSFDPGTGSFWWSPELRSLLALEPGNVPGQRRWLKQLHPRSRGALRAAWRRLWRDGRSASLELELARGSGEPSLHLRLWMQPLLDGEGQPKRLLGQVQNITEQHQTDALIRWRTELLNRVSALGRIGGCEIEVQTRHMQWTEECYRIHGLRKEPITLDQALALYTEDSRSAFEAALGRIAGGGLPEQLDLCFYRQSGLRVWVQVLIELDRRDGLPPRFVVLFRDITREREANERIELLAHYDLLTGLPNRVLLGEQTAEAIEEARDRGTSLAMLFIDLDGFKTINDSFGHATGDALLKAAATRLHQNLRNNDLFGRFSGDEFIVVLRDLAEPEDAGHVARKLIGSLAEPLRRGDTTLKVGASVGIAMLGDTQTDFDSLLRAADAAMYAAKEAGRNTYQYYSQDALARIQRRLELEHALHGAIEREEFSLAYQPLLHAHLGEPPAIEALLRWHRPGIGYCSPAEFIPIAEKCGEIVRIGDWVLNEACRQATAWDRAGLHFDRIAVNVSAVQLRDRGFAERVIEICHAHGWPPQRLELELTESALIRDTDILRHCFDVLERHGVPLAVDDFGTGFSNLNYLNRFPVGRLKIDRSFVQGMLHDSGTAEVTQAIVHLGHALGMKVVAEGVETHQEEDMLRRQGCDEIQGYLYSRPLSPRDLAQWLRQQHQSPSRTDAGNEALLVR
- a CDS encoding methyl-accepting chemotaxis protein; the protein is MYSRIFIRLAAPLALTLLLPFAIGFEWPAALRWAILTTMTLSWLGFAWWTARAQAHRSPEQARVLREQDQLLTELRSFVGNEIDGSRGEVERARDLIRQAVSSLGGSFDAMNRKSRQQSQALSRIVDRAGDEGSAGLDVARFAQHASHRMEQLVEALEQVSGQSSTTVQHIDQMAQHLDGIFALLEDVKSIADQTNLLALNAAIEAARAGEAGRGFAVVADEVRNLSERSTTFNEQIRKLAHSSKDAIAKVRETVSHMASRDMDRSREARQEAAAMLDNVAQINASLGEGMREVSECARAIDGSVAEAVRALQFEDIATQALGGVHTHLDRLTAINREAVALQELLHRNGGVFDEEIASALQRTGNRLRELRNEWERPPHKPVAQQNMGAGTVELF
- the hflD gene encoding high frequency lysogenization protein HflD, translated to MSFTVDDRVLALAGIAQALQQVRRIADTGHSDAAAVRTAVDSVFRVDASSPQEVFGDRHALKSGLRLLHNYFRNQGQDPILPKLALSVLQLERRFVQDGATVNKVASGIEQAQRKAAELGDSGHPDVLASLGGVYADTISHLKPRVMVQGNPHYLGQAGVVSEIRALLLAAVRAAVLWRQVGGSYWDFLFGRKAMVEAVDRLLA
- the mnmA gene encoding tRNA 2-thiouridine(34) synthase MnmA; translation: MSTPRVMVGVSGGVDSSVAAWRLVQQGEAVAGLFMQNWADDGSGDCRAEDDRRDAVAVCGLLGIPFHFRDFSSEYWQGVFEHFLAEYAAGRTPNPDVLCNREVKFKHFLDAARELGAERIATGHYARVTQRGHQWLLLRGADRSKDQSYFLHQLGQEQLAATLFPIGDLEKSDLRRIARDVSLPTHAKKDSTGICFIGERDFREFLGRYLPARPGQILDPADGSVIAEHPGVFYFTLGQREGLNIGGVRGRPAAPWYVVGKDVASNVLYVDQDRDSPWMLSERLRSETAHWIAGAPPARRFECTAQTRYRQPDEPCTVDVLDDGSVLVTFARPQRAVTPGQSLVLYDGEICLGGAVIAATDAPLEQRLRTTPSPFEVIAA
- a CDS encoding NUDIX hydrolase, which codes for MNATPDPRWAPHATVATIVVDGGRVLLVEETIDGRAVLNQPAGHLEPGESLAEAALRETREETGWTVQLTDFIGCYQWTAGDGTTFLRFCYAARPVSHDPAQPLDTGIDRALWMTPAELQAAGQRQRSPLVWQVVADYLGGQRHPLSLVREVA